In Xylanibacter ruminicola 23, a single genomic region encodes these proteins:
- a CDS encoding nitroreductase family protein has protein sequence MKHLLTRRTIRKYTQEPVSDELLNRLMNEAARTQTMGNLQLYSVVVTRSDDMKAKLAPAHFNQPMVKQAPVVLTICADFNRTSFWAKCRKAEPGYDNFLSFINAATDALLYTQTLCNLMDEEGLGYCYLGTTVYQPQQIIDVLQLPKLVMPVATLTVGWPDEEPALSDRLPLESFVHQETYQDYLGADIDTYYNYKENLEENKNFVKINNKETLAQVFTDIRYTRKDNEAMSTTLLQTLERQGFLPHTILLQKI, from the coding sequence ATGAAACATTTATTGACACGACGAACCATCAGAAAATACACCCAGGAGCCAGTAAGCGACGAGTTGCTGAACCGTCTGATGAACGAGGCTGCACGCACCCAGACCATGGGAAACCTGCAGCTTTACAGCGTGGTGGTGACCCGAAGCGACGACATGAAAGCCAAGCTGGCACCTGCCCATTTCAACCAGCCCATGGTGAAACAGGCGCCTGTGGTGCTTACCATCTGTGCAGATTTTAACCGCACCAGTTTCTGGGCAAAATGTCGCAAGGCCGAGCCTGGTTACGACAACTTCCTGTCGTTTATCAATGCGGCTACCGATGCCTTACTCTACACACAGACGCTGTGCAACCTGATGGACGAGGAAGGCTTGGGCTACTGCTACCTGGGTACCACCGTGTATCAGCCCCAGCAGATTATCGACGTGCTGCAGTTGCCTAAGCTGGTAATGCCTGTGGCTACGCTTACCGTGGGTTGGCCTGATGAGGAACCCGCCCTGAGCGACCGATTGCCACTTGAGAGTTTTGTGCATCAGGAGACATATCAGGATTATCTGGGTGCTGATATCGACACCTATTATAATTATAAGGAGAACCTGGAGGAGAATAAGAACTTTGTTAAGATCAACAACAAAGAAACGCTGGCGCAGGTATTTACGGATATCCGCTACACCCGCAAGGACAACGAGGCGATGTCAACCACACTCCTCCAAACCTTAGAACGCCAAGGTTTCCTCCCCCACACTATCCTGCTGCAGAAAATTTAG
- a CDS encoding MFS transporter, with product MTPVQTTKMSNFRWVICALLFLATTVNYMDRQVLSLTWKDFIAVDFHWTDADYGKITGLFSLFYAIANLFSGKFIDWMGTKKGYLIAIFVWSTGAVMHAGCGWVAMNIEGYDSIEALRMVQAGSDAAVAIATISVWLFLSCRMILAVGEAGNFPAAIKATAEYFPKKDRAFSTSIFNSGASVGALAAPATIPLLARAWGWEMAFVIIGVLGYVWMGLWMWLYEKPRSNKFVNQAELNYIEQDNDLEEVKDRGEVKEEKAIPFLKCFTYRQTWAFLVGKLMTDGVWWFFLFWAPAYFSDQYGYTSDSAMGIALIFTLYLIVTVLSIGGGYLPTYFVDKKGMNPYLGRMRAMLIFACFPVLGLLAQPLGAYSAWWPAILIGLLGAGHQAWSANLFSTIGDMFPKSTIGTIVGLGTMTGGFGSMAINMGSGEFFTWAANQGAAFQFFGFEGKPAAYMVVFCICAVAYLIGWCIMKALVPKYKPIVLE from the coding sequence ATGACACCAGTACAGACTACAAAAATGTCCAACTTCCGTTGGGTTATCTGTGCGCTGCTGTTTCTGGCAACCACAGTAAACTATATGGACCGTCAGGTTCTCTCTTTAACTTGGAAGGATTTTATCGCTGTTGATTTCCATTGGACCGATGCCGACTATGGTAAGATTACGGGTTTGTTCTCGTTGTTCTATGCCATCGCCAACCTGTTCTCAGGTAAGTTCATCGATTGGATGGGAACTAAAAAAGGTTATCTCATCGCCATCTTTGTATGGAGCACAGGTGCTGTGATGCATGCAGGCTGCGGATGGGTAGCTATGAATATCGAGGGTTACGACAGCATCGAGGCGCTGCGCATGGTGCAGGCTGGTAGCGATGCCGCTGTGGCCATTGCCACCATCTCAGTATGGTTGTTCCTCTCATGTCGTATGATTCTGGCTGTGGGCGAGGCAGGTAACTTCCCCGCTGCCATCAAGGCCACTGCCGAGTACTTCCCAAAGAAGGATCGTGCTTTCTCTACCTCTATCTTTAATAGTGGTGCATCGGTAGGTGCGCTGGCTGCCCCTGCCACTATTCCCCTGTTGGCCCGTGCCTGGGGATGGGAGATGGCATTCGTCATCATTGGTGTGCTGGGTTATGTTTGGATGGGCTTGTGGATGTGGTTGTACGAGAAGCCACGCAGCAACAAGTTTGTGAACCAGGCCGAGCTGAACTACATTGAGCAGGACAACGACCTTGAAGAGGTGAAGGATCGCGGCGAGGTGAAGGAGGAGAAGGCTATCCCATTCCTCAAGTGCTTTACCTATCGTCAGACTTGGGCATTCCTCGTAGGTAAGCTCATGACCGATGGTGTTTGGTGGTTCTTCCTGTTCTGGGCACCTGCTTACTTCAGCGACCAGTACGGCTATACCTCCGACTCGGCTATGGGTATTGCGCTCATCTTTACGCTCTACCTCATTGTAACCGTTCTCAGTATCGGTGGTGGTTATCTGCCAACCTATTTTGTTGATAAGAAGGGCATGAATCCTTATCTGGGTCGTATGCGTGCCATGCTGATATTTGCTTGTTTCCCAGTATTAGGTCTGTTGGCTCAGCCTCTTGGTGCTTATAGCGCTTGGTGGCCAGCTATCCTGATTGGTTTGCTGGGTGCAGGTCATCAGGCATGGAGTGCCAACCTGTTCTCAACCATCGGCGACATGTTCCCCAAGAGCACCATCGGTACCATCGTTGGTCTGGGTACTATGACGGGTGGTTTCGGCTCAATGGCCATCAACATGGGTTCGGGTGAGTTCTTTACCTGGGCAGCCAATCAGGGTGCCGCCTTCCAGTTCTTCGGCTTCGAAGGCAAGCCTGCTGCTTACATGGTAGTATTCTGTATCTGTGCTGTTGCCTACCTGATAGGTTGGTGCATCATGAAGGCACTCGTACCAAAGTACAAGCCTATCGTGCTCGAGTAA